A stretch of the Tolypothrix sp. NIES-4075 genome encodes the following:
- a CDS encoding peroxidase family protein, with protein MTKSRSTINDGLRNKLEGYVLTHFKWFWDFVQSNNFLKRRINKFIINNAIYKAPTRPYPLSTMAPYTSWDSLSDRTYNGRHLPPVEENVSKLPSWDELSELFRRKEDTILSTKSTLLFPYFAQWFTDGFLRIDRNNFLKNTSNHEIDVSPLYGLKREVTNILRSHEGGKLKSQFINGEEYPQYYFQDGVVKEEFKDLEVIFPPELDQTKKEKMFAVGKERGNVQIGYVMINTLFLREHNRICDILAKNYSNWDDERLFQTARNIIIVLLIQIVVEEYVNHIAPYYFKFIADPKSFTNEKWYRQNWMTVEFDLLYRWHSLTPNEVYLDSQKIPMTETLWNNDMVTSRGLGNLFENASLQPAGQMGVFNTAPFLLETDWRSIQLGRVSQLASYNDYRELCKFPRVTDFDQITGNIEAQKLLKRFYGHVDNIEYYVGIFAEDTRENSATGPLIGRLVGVDAFSQALTNPLLAENVFNEKTFSPVGMEIIQTSHSLSDVLHRNIPQTNKKFQVTMTQGK; from the coding sequence ATGACAAAAAGCAGAAGTACAATTAACGATGGGCTAAGAAACAAATTAGAAGGTTACGTTTTAACTCATTTCAAGTGGTTTTGGGATTTTGTTCAAAGTAATAACTTTCTCAAGCGGCGTATTAACAAATTCATCATTAATAATGCAATTTACAAAGCTCCAACCCGCCCCTACCCTTTAAGCACAATGGCTCCCTATACATCATGGGATTCATTGAGCGATCGCACTTATAATGGGCGTCATTTACCACCAGTTGAAGAAAATGTTTCTAAGTTGCCATCATGGGATGAACTTTCCGAGCTATTTCGGAGAAAAGAAGACACAATTTTATCTACGAAATCTACTTTATTGTTCCCGTATTTTGCACAATGGTTTACGGATGGTTTTTTACGAATTGACCGTAATAACTTTTTAAAAAATACCTCCAACCACGAAATTGATGTTAGCCCCCTATATGGTTTAAAAAGAGAAGTTACTAATATTTTGAGAAGCCATGAAGGTGGTAAGCTGAAAAGTCAGTTTATTAATGGTGAAGAATATCCTCAATACTATTTTCAGGATGGGGTTGTCAAAGAAGAATTTAAAGACCTTGAGGTGATTTTTCCCCCCGAACTAGACCAGACAAAGAAAGAAAAAATGTTTGCGGTCGGTAAGGAAAGGGGCAATGTACAAATTGGCTATGTGATGATTAACACCCTTTTTTTGAGGGAACACAACCGCATCTGCGATATTTTAGCTAAGAACTATAGCAATTGGGATGATGAACGGCTGTTTCAAACTGCAAGAAATATCATTATCGTTTTGCTAATTCAAATAGTGGTTGAGGAATATGTTAATCATATTGCTCCTTATTACTTCAAATTTATCGCCGATCCAAAGTCTTTTACCAATGAAAAATGGTATCGCCAAAATTGGATGACTGTAGAGTTTGATTTGTTATATCGGTGGCACTCTCTCACACCCAATGAAGTGTATTTAGACAGTCAAAAAATACCGATGACCGAGACGTTATGGAATAACGATATGGTCACTAGCAGAGGTTTGGGAAACTTGTTTGAAAATGCTTCTTTGCAACCTGCTGGACAGATGGGTGTTTTCAATACTGCTCCCTTTTTGCTTGAAACTGACTGGAGAAGTATCCAACTGGGGAGAGTATCACAGTTAGCTAGCTATAACGATTACCGGGAACTGTGCAAGTTTCCACGGGTAACAGATTTTGACCAAATTACTGGTAATATTGAAGCTCAAAAATTGCTGAAACGTTTCTACGGTCATGTGGACAATATCGAATACTACGTTGGAATATTTGCTGAGGATACACGGGAGAACTCTGCTACAGGTCCATTAATCGGAAGACTGGTTGGTGTTGATGCTTTTTCACAAGCATTAACAAATCCCCTGTTGGCTGAAAATGTTTTCAATGAAAAAACCTTTTCACCAGTTGGTATGGAAATTATTCAAACTAGTCACAGTCTATCAGATGTTCTGCATCGGAATATTCCTCAAACAAACAAAAAATTTCAAGTGACTATGACTCAAGGAAAGTAA
- a CDS encoding tetratricopeptide repeat protein, with protein sequence MWKGESNPNSKNTAPLPVTTIHTNARKRGTISHDFDKNLQGEMLLPQDSDDHSSDASRLLRQGVQQQQAGDLTAAMKSLQECLALSQAFGDLERQAQALSYLALVAYTSGDYKSAISYSGQCLSLTKDSSDLRVRVQAFSHLGNSYRHLNEHEKAIEFLQECVKIAQQLQDKRTQVAALNNLGLVYKALGEMAKAIEYQQQSLEFVRQLQDHWGEEQVLKNIGNAWYALSDYPKAIAYYQQCVTISRSLNNHRNASQVLKNLGNACYAIGDYASSIIYYEERLHIARKLNDKSSEEQSLGSLGVACEALGDYTKAITYYEERLNLARILKDRRSEQLALTSLRVACYALGDYAKAMQYHQSSRE encoded by the coding sequence ATGTGGAAAGGCGAATCGAATCCTAACTCAAAAAACACAGCTCCCTTGCCAGTAACTACAATACATACGAATGCAAGGAAACGCGGCACAATTAGCCACGACTTTGATAAAAATTTACAAGGTGAAATGCTACTTCCACAAGATAGTGACGACCACTCATCCGATGCTTCTAGACTACTGCGACAAGGAGTTCAACAACAACAAGCAGGAGATTTAACTGCTGCGATGAAGTCCTTACAAGAATGTTTAGCACTGTCTCAAGCTTTTGGGGACTTAGAAAGACAGGCGCAGGCACTTTCTTATTTAGCGCTAGTGGCTTATACTTCAGGAGATTACAAAAGCGCAATTTCTTACTCTGGGCAGTGTCTATCTTTAACTAAAGATTCTTCTGATTTGCGGGTGAGAGTGCAAGCGTTTTCTCATTTAGGTAATTCTTATCGTCACCTAAACGAGCATGAAAAGGCTATTGAGTTTTTGCAAGAGTGCGTGAAAATAGCGCAGCAGTTGCAAGATAAGCGAACTCAAGTGGCAGCGCTGAATAACCTAGGATTAGTTTATAAAGCTTTGGGCGAAATGGCAAAGGCGATTGAGTATCAGCAGCAAAGCCTAGAATTTGTTCGCCAACTTCAAGACCACTGGGGTGAGGAACAAGTGCTAAAAAATATCGGCAATGCTTGGTATGCTTTGAGCGATTATCCCAAAGCGATCGCCTACTATCAACAGTGTGTCACAATATCGCGTTCTCTCAACAACCACCGCAATGCGTCTCAGGTGCTGAAAAACCTCGGTAATGCTTGTTATGCGATCGGCGATTATGCGTCATCTATTATATATTATGAAGAACGCTTGCATATAGCCAGAAAACTTAATGATAAAAGTAGCGAAGAACAGTCTCTCGGCAGTTTAGGAGTTGCTTGCGAAGCTTTGGGCGATTATACCAAAGCGATTACATATTACGAAGAACGTTTAAATTTAGCTCGAATACTTAAAGACCGTCGCAGCGAACAACTAGCTCTTACCAGTTTAAGAGTTGCTTGCTATGCTTTAGGCGATTATGCCAAAGCAATGCAATATCACCAATCATCTAGGGAATAG
- a CDS encoding RNA recognition motif domain-containing protein, with amino-acid sequence MSIYVGNLSYEVTKEDLERAFGEYGTVNRVQLPSDRETGRPRGFAFVEMAKEDEETAAIDALDGADWMGRSLKVNKAKPREDRGSSDRRGGGGGYSRSRY; translated from the coding sequence ATGTCCATTTATGTCGGTAATCTATCTTATGAAGTTACAAAAGAAGACCTAGAGCGAGCTTTTGGTGAATACGGCACAGTAAATCGCGTTCAGCTACCTAGCGATCGCGAAACAGGTCGTCCGAGAGGCTTTGCCTTTGTAGAAATGGCAAAAGAGGACGAAGAAACAGCGGCAATTGATGCCCTTGATGGCGCTGATTGGATGGGTCGTAGCTTAAAAGTTAATAAAGCTAAACCCCGTGAAGACAGAGGTTCCTCTGACAGACGAGGTGGTGGTGGAGGATACTCTCGAAGTCGCTACTAA
- a CDS encoding VWA domain-containing protein — protein MTQNDDERLRRWRLLLGSQEADGTGCRLSGADLAMDNALSALYDSERSGGLGSSSPKVARWLSDIRTYFPSSVVKVMQLDALERLNLRQMLLEPEMLEAVEPDVHLVANLLSLSNIMPSKTKDTARMVVRHVVEELQRKLANPMRQAVIGSLNRSIRNRRPRHNEIDWNRTIRANLKHYQPKYRTIIPEVRIGYGRKRSNLRNIILCIDQSGSMATSVVYAGIFGCVLASLSAVQTRIVAFDTEVVDLTDEAQDPVDLLFGTQLGGGTDINRALAYCQGFVQQPQDTIVVLISDLYEGGDKKEMLKRVAAMVNAGVQFIALLALNDDGAPMYDRQAALSLTEFGIAAFACTPDKFPDLMAAAIARQDIRQWAANNNIVTK, from the coding sequence ATGACTCAAAATGACGACGAACGTTTACGCCGTTGGCGACTTTTGTTAGGAAGTCAAGAAGCTGATGGTACAGGGTGTCGATTAAGCGGTGCTGATTTGGCAATGGATAACGCCTTGAGTGCATTGTACGATAGTGAGCGCTCTGGTGGTTTAGGCTCTTCATCCCCAAAAGTTGCTCGTTGGCTTTCTGACATCCGCACTTATTTCCCTTCATCGGTAGTTAAGGTGATGCAACTCGACGCGCTAGAGCGTCTCAATTTGCGTCAAATGTTGTTAGAACCAGAAATGCTGGAAGCTGTTGAGCCAGATGTGCATTTAGTGGCAAATTTGCTTTCTTTAAGCAATATTATGCCAAGCAAGACTAAAGATACTGCACGCATGGTTGTGCGTCACGTCGTTGAGGAATTGCAACGCAAACTCGCTAACCCGATGCGTCAAGCTGTTATCGGCAGCTTGAACCGCAGCATCCGCAACCGTCGTCCCCGACACAACGAAATTGATTGGAATCGCACCATCCGCGCTAATCTCAAGCATTATCAACCTAAATATCGTACTATTATTCCAGAAGTTAGAATCGGTTATGGACGCAAGCGAAGTAATTTACGCAACATCATACTTTGCATTGACCAAAGTGGCTCGATGGCAACTTCTGTTGTTTATGCAGGTATCTTTGGATGTGTATTGGCATCTTTATCAGCAGTGCAAACGCGCATAGTTGCCTTTGATACCGAAGTTGTAGATTTGACTGATGAAGCGCAAGACCCAGTAGATTTACTATTTGGTACTCAATTGGGTGGTGGGACTGATATTAATAGAGCTTTAGCATATTGTCAAGGTTTTGTGCAACAGCCCCAAGATACAATTGTAGTGTTAATAAGTGATTTGTATGAAGGTGGCGATAAGAAAGAAATGCTCAAGCGAGTTGCAGCGATGGTGAATGCTGGGGTGCAATTTATCGCCTTATTAGCGTTGAATGATGATGGCGCACCGATGTACGATCGCCAAGCAGCTTTATCATTAACAGAATTTGGGATTGCCGCTTTTGCTTGCACTCCTGATAAATTTCCCGATTTAATGGCAGCTGCGATCGCTCGTCAAGATATCAGACAATGGGCAGCTAATAATAATATAGTAACTAAGTAG
- a CDS encoding DUF6888 family protein: MIPTLEQKTQCYVLCCWFTKLYLPINIVRMDERTGNVFILAGEENIIEIYPNGKWRYIG, translated from the coding sequence ATTATCCCTACGCTAGAACAAAAAACACAGTGCTATGTGTTGTGCTGCTGGTTCACTAAACTTTACTTACCTATCAATATCGTTCGGATGGATGAACGAACGGGGAACGTATTTATCCTAGCGGGTGAGGAAAATATCATAGAAATATATCCTAACGGTAAATGGAGGTATATAGGATGA
- a CDS encoding catalase family protein gives MQTQSGKLELNKEYLSPDEASAIQTIEQIIVQKIEQNYQAGERPSRRDAHAKHHGCVKGEFIVENNLSEELKFGVFKEPGKKFTACIRFSNSSGKPQADSIGDGRGMAIKLLGVSGEKLLTDEKNTQDFVMINHPVFFIRNLQDYIDLFQTQAEGKEPLKFFFPGFNPLKWHLQEFAIATSIQRKKIVSPLEIQYWSTTPYKLGNRAIKFSAKPSPDNISRRTVSTSENYLREAMVEHLNSKEACFDFLVQFQTDADKMPIEDSTVEWKSPFLKVATIKIPPQSFDSSEQMEFCENLSYTPWHSLPEHQPLGVINRCRKPIYNTISQARHQLNAVSRLEPTESEFSALFGDLN, from the coding sequence ATGCAAACTCAATCAGGCAAATTAGAACTTAACAAAGAATATCTATCCCCAGATGAGGCATCTGCTATCCAGACGATTGAACAGATAATCGTGCAGAAGATTGAGCAGAACTACCAAGCAGGAGAAAGACCAAGCCGACGCGATGCTCACGCCAAACATCATGGTTGTGTTAAGGGCGAATTTATAGTTGAAAATAACCTTTCCGAAGAACTGAAATTTGGCGTTTTTAAAGAGCCAGGGAAGAAGTTTACTGCTTGTATACGCTTCTCTAATAGCTCAGGAAAACCTCAGGCTGATTCTATAGGTGATGGTCGGGGCATGGCAATTAAACTTCTGGGTGTGTCAGGCGAAAAGCTGTTGACAGATGAAAAAAACACTCAAGACTTTGTGATGATTAATCATCCAGTCTTTTTTATTCGGAATCTTCAAGACTATATCGATTTGTTTCAGACCCAAGCAGAGGGTAAGGAACCATTAAAATTTTTCTTTCCTGGCTTCAATCCTTTGAAATGGCACTTGCAGGAGTTTGCGATCGCCACGTCAATTCAGCGAAAAAAAATTGTTAGTCCGCTGGAAATTCAATATTGGAGTACGACACCCTATAAACTTGGTAATAGGGCAATTAAGTTCTCTGCTAAACCCAGCCCTGATAATATTTCTCGGAGAACTGTTTCTACTTCAGAGAACTATCTTCGTGAAGCAATGGTTGAACATTTAAACAGCAAAGAAGCTTGTTTTGATTTTTTGGTTCAATTCCAGACAGATGCTGATAAAATGCCAATAGAAGATTCAACAGTTGAGTGGAAATCTCCTTTTTTAAAGGTGGCTACTATCAAGATTCCACCTCAGAGTTTTGATTCCTCCGAACAGATGGAATTTTGCGAAAATTTGTCCTATACTCCTTGGCATTCTCTACCAGAACATCAGCCATTGGGAGTAATAAACCGCTGTCGCAAGCCAATTTATAACACAATTTCTCAAGCTAGACATCAATTGAATGCGGTTTCCAGACTTGAACCCACTGAGTCAGAATTTTCTGCGCTTTTTGGTGATTTGAATTGA
- a CDS encoding DUF5682 family protein, producing MTIHIFGIRHHGPGSARSLRQALETLQPDTILIEGPPDAESVLHLVGSPAMQPPVALLIYVPDKPQECVYYPFAIFSPEWQALDYGLTHNIPVRFMDLPLAHRMAIGDKGTGGDGDRGSGGQGGQGGRIGKISPLSPPSPPPPISPSPPLPSSLAEDPLSLLGKAAGYSDGDRWWEHMVEQRHNSVDLFAAILEAMTAVRQDTPPSTDPIEAQREAYMRKTIREAEKTGFQRIAVVCGAWHAPALSPLPPVKEDTTILKGLPKIKVEATWIPWTYRRLSYNSGYGAGIESPGWYHHLWEWGQGGQGGLLGDKKTRGLGDKETRRIILLSPHPPIPPSPTPPLPPSSLVPIRWLTQVAHLLRQQGLDASSAHVIEAVRLAESLAALRNRSLPGLFELNEATQAVLCFGSDLPMRLIHDQLIVGDRLGKVPPETPMVPLQQDLIRQQKRLRIAAEVTEKTLDLDLRNNNDLERSHLLHRLNLLEIPWGQLQLSSNKKGTFHEFWRLQWHPEFAVSLIEAGIWGNTVKDAAANIACNKADAANDLPTLTTLLNQVILSDLADAVSYLMSRLENAAALVSDVTHLMAALPPLANVLRYGNVRSSDTKMITHVVDKLVTRICISLPGACISLDDDAAAAMYDNVMKVNSAIALLQNEEHITSWQQVLSQISDNERLHKLIAGCCCRLLLDAGIFNADEAARRMKLALSLATVPPQAAAWVEGFLKGSGLLLLHDDILWQVLDNWITQLPSELFTALLPLLRRTFSNFSASERRQIGEKVKLGLNRKTASNSTNIREFDEDNAAVVLPIIAQLLGV from the coding sequence ATGACCATTCACATCTTCGGTATCCGACATCACGGTCCCGGTTCAGCACGCAGTTTGCGTCAAGCCTTAGAAACCCTTCAACCAGATACAATCCTCATCGAAGGACCACCCGATGCCGAATCAGTATTGCATCTGGTAGGTTCACCTGCAATGCAGCCACCAGTCGCATTACTCATATATGTACCGGATAAACCCCAAGAGTGCGTTTATTATCCCTTCGCCATCTTCTCACCAGAATGGCAAGCACTCGATTACGGCTTAACTCATAACATCCCCGTCCGCTTTATGGACTTACCCTTAGCGCACCGAATGGCGATAGGGGACAAGGGGACAGGGGGAGATGGGGACAGGGGGAGTGGAGGACAAGGGGGACAAGGGGGACGAATTGGAAAAATTTCTCCCTTGTCTCCCCCCTCTCCCCCTCCCCCCATCTCCCCCTCTCCTCCACTCCCCTCCTCCCTCGCTGAAGATCCGCTCTCGTTGCTAGGAAAAGCCGCAGGTTACAGCGACGGCGATCGCTGGTGGGAACACATGGTAGAACAACGTCATAACAGCGTTGATTTGTTCGCCGCCATCCTCGAAGCAATGACCGCTGTGCGTCAGGATACACCGCCATCAACAGACCCCATAGAAGCGCAGCGCGAAGCATATATGCGGAAAACTATCCGCGAAGCTGAAAAAACAGGCTTTCAAAGAATTGCTGTTGTCTGTGGCGCTTGGCACGCTCCAGCACTTTCCCCTTTGCCACCTGTTAAAGAAGATACAACAATACTAAAAGGACTACCCAAAATAAAGGTAGAGGCAACTTGGATACCTTGGACTTACAGACGTTTATCTTATAACAGCGGGTACGGTGCCGGTATAGAATCGCCCGGTTGGTATCATCATCTTTGGGAATGGGGACAAGGGGGACAAGGGGGACTCCTTGGAGACAAAAAGACAAGGGGACTTGGAGACAAGGAGACAAGGAGAATTATTCTTCTTTCCCCCCATCCCCCCATCCCCCCATCCCCCACTCCCCCCCTCCCCCCCTCCTCCCTAGTCCCTATTCGCTGGCTGACACAGGTTGCACATTTGTTACGCCAACAAGGTTTAGATGCTTCCTCGGCGCATGTAATTGAAGCGGTGCGGTTGGCGGAATCTTTGGCGGCTTTGAGAAATCGCTCTCTCCCAGGTCTTTTTGAATTAAATGAAGCTACCCAAGCTGTGCTTTGTTTTGGCAGCGATTTACCGATGCGTCTGATTCACGATCAACTCATAGTTGGCGATCGCTTGGGCAAAGTCCCACCAGAAACGCCGATGGTGCCGTTGCAACAAGATTTAATCCGGCAACAAAAACGTTTGCGAATTGCGGCAGAAGTAACCGAAAAGACGCTAGATCTAGATTTAAGAAATAATAATGATTTAGAGCGATCGCACTTATTACACCGTCTCAATCTTTTAGAAATTCCTTGGGGACAACTTCAACTTTCAAGTAATAAAAAAGGCACTTTTCACGAATTCTGGCGTTTGCAGTGGCATCCAGAGTTTGCTGTTAGCTTAATTGAAGCTGGAATTTGGGGCAATACTGTTAAAGATGCTGCTGCGAATATTGCTTGTAACAAAGCAGATGCAGCAAATGATTTGCCAACACTAACAACTCTTTTAAATCAAGTAATATTATCAGATTTAGCTGATGCCGTTAGTTATTTAATGTCGCGTTTAGAAAATGCTGCGGCTTTAGTTAGTGATGTCACACATTTAATGGCAGCATTACCACCATTAGCAAATGTATTGCGTTACGGTAATGTCCGCTCATCAGATACGAAGATGATAACTCATGTAGTTGATAAATTAGTCACGCGAATTTGCATTTCTCTACCTGGTGCTTGCATTTCTTTGGATGACGATGCAGCGGCAGCAATGTACGATAATGTAATGAAAGTGAATAGTGCGATCGCTTTACTGCAAAATGAAGAACACATAACATCTTGGCAACAAGTATTATCGCAAATTTCCGACAACGAAAGACTGCATAAACTAATCGCTGGTTGCTGTTGTCGTTTATTGCTAGATGCTGGTATTTTTAACGCCGATGAAGCCGCGCGACGCATGAAATTAGCGCTTTCTCTTGCCACAGTTCCACCCCAAGCAGCAGCCTGGGTAGAAGGATTTCTCAAAGGTAGTGGTTTATTGCTTTTACACGATGATATCCTTTGGCAAGTTTTAGACAATTGGATAACTCAATTACCTAGTGAATTGTTTACCGCTTTGCTACCATTATTGCGACGCACTTTTAGCAATTTTTCCGCATCAGAAAGGCGACAAATAGGTGAAAAAGTAAAACTTGGACTCAATCGAAAAACTGCATCCAATTCTACAAATATTCGCGAATTTGATGAGGATAACGCCGCTGTTGTCTTGCCTATTATCGCTCAATTGTTGGGAGTGTAA
- a CDS encoding SDR family oxidoreductase, producing the protein MIQNQIVLITGASSGIGAACARIFALSGAKLILAARRQERLQQLANELDNKSAEIHLLQLDVRDRLAVESAISNLPPEWSDIDILINNAGLSRGLDKLHEGDTQDWEEMIDTNIKGLLYLTRYVVPGMVKRNRGHVVNIGSIAGHQTYPKGNVYCGTKAAVKAISEGLKQDLLGTPIRVTSVDPGMVETEFSQVRFHGDSDRAQQVYQGVTPLTPDDVADVIFFCVTRPTHVNINEVILMPVDQASVTMVIRREN; encoded by the coding sequence ATGATTCAAAATCAAATTGTTTTAATTACGGGTGCAAGCAGTGGTATTGGTGCAGCTTGTGCGAGAATTTTTGCGCTTTCGGGTGCAAAATTGATTTTAGCAGCGCGTCGGCAAGAACGTTTGCAGCAGCTAGCTAATGAACTAGATAATAAGAGTGCCGAAATTCATTTACTACAGTTAGATGTGCGCGATCGCTTGGCTGTAGAATCGGCTATTTCTAACCTACCCCCAGAGTGGTCAGACATCGACATTTTAATTAACAATGCCGGTTTGAGTCGCGGTTTAGACAAACTCCACGAAGGTGACACTCAAGACTGGGAAGAAATGATTGATACCAATATCAAAGGTTTACTTTACCTCACCCGCTATGTTGTCCCAGGAATGGTGAAGCGGAATCGCGGTCATGTGGTAAATATTGGTTCGATTGCCGGACATCAAACTTATCCCAAAGGTAATGTATATTGTGGCACTAAAGCCGCAGTCAAAGCAATTTCTGAAGGTTTAAAACAAGACCTTTTAGGAACTCCTATACGAGTAACTTCTGTCGATCCGGGGATGGTAGAAACAGAATTTAGTCAAGTGCGCTTTCATGGGGATAGCGATCGCGCTCAACAAGTTTACCAAGGAGTAACTCCTCTGACACCAGATGATGTCGCTGACGTGATATTTTTCTGCGTCACCCGACCAACTCATGTCAATATTAATGAAGTTATATTAATGCCAGTTGACCAAGCCAGCGTCACTATGGTAATTAGGCGAGAAAATTAA
- the rpsU gene encoding 30S ribosomal protein S21, whose translation MTQIIPGENEGIESALRRFKREVSKAGIFPDMKKHRHFETPLQKHKRKAVARHKQSKRRFRSN comes from the coding sequence ATGACCCAAATAATTCCCGGAGAAAATGAAGGAATAGAGTCAGCATTACGCCGATTTAAACGAGAAGTTTCCAAAGCTGGAATTTTTCCAGACATGAAAAAGCATCGCCACTTTGAAACACCTCTGCAAAAACATAAGCGTAAAGCAGTTGCCAGACACAAACAAAGTAAAAGACGTTTTCGTAGTAATTAA
- a CDS encoding ATP-binding protein — protein sequence MLREHAEELFAVELAELGKVDDKQRPPNWRLSPWGVVMYILGGRLDNGFEVSPKYIGDRRIIEVATATLTTDRALLLLGVPGTAKSWVSEHLAAAISGDSTLLIQGTAGTSEEAIRYGWNYAKLLADGPSMAALVQSPLMRAMEDGKIARVEELTRIPADVQDTLITVLSEKTLPIPELNSQVQARKGFSVIATANDRDKGVNELSSALKRRFNTVVLPLPKTVDEEVEIVQLRVESLGKALELPAEPPALEEIRRIVTIFRELRSGVTEDGKTKIKSPSSTLSTAEVISVVNNGMALSAHFGDGNLQAADVASGLIGAVIKDPVQDKVVWREYLETVVKERDGWKDLYRACREVS from the coding sequence TTGTTGAGGGAACATGCGGAGGAACTGTTTGCTGTTGAGTTGGCGGAGTTGGGTAAGGTGGATGATAAGCAACGTCCGCCGAATTGGAGGTTGTCGCCTTGGGGGGTGGTAATGTATATTTTGGGGGGAAGGTTGGATAATGGGTTTGAGGTGTCGCCGAAGTATATTGGGGACAGGCGGATAATTGAGGTTGCGACGGCTACTTTGACGACGGATCGGGCTTTGTTGTTGCTTGGTGTACCGGGAACGGCGAAATCTTGGGTTTCTGAACATTTGGCGGCGGCGATTTCTGGTGATTCGACGCTGTTAATTCAGGGTACGGCTGGGACGAGTGAGGAAGCGATTCGCTACGGTTGGAATTATGCGAAGTTGTTGGCTGATGGTCCTTCGATGGCGGCTTTGGTTCAAAGTCCGTTGATGCGGGCGATGGAAGATGGCAAAATTGCCCGTGTGGAGGAGTTGACGCGCATTCCTGCTGATGTGCAGGATACATTAATTACTGTGCTTTCCGAGAAAACACTGCCGATACCGGAACTGAATTCCCAGGTGCAAGCGCGGAAGGGTTTTAGTGTAATTGCGACTGCAAATGACCGCGATAAGGGCGTTAATGAGCTTTCCAGCGCTTTGAAACGCCGTTTTAACACGGTAGTTTTGCCTTTACCAAAGACTGTAGATGAAGAAGTGGAAATTGTACAGTTGCGGGTGGAAAGTTTGGGAAAAGCTTTAGAATTGCCAGCCGAACCCCCAGCATTAGAAGAAATTCGCCGCATCGTTACTATATTTCGGGAATTGCGTAGCGGTGTTACGGAAGATGGGAAAACCAAGATTAAATCGCCTAGTAGCACTTTGAGTACAGCGGAAGTAATTTCTGTTGTTAATAATGGTATGGCGTTATCGGCGCATTTTGGCGATGGAAATTTACAAGCAGCAGATGTTGCTTCTGGGTTGATTGGAGCGGTGATTAAAGACCCAGTGCAGGATAAAGTAGTTTGGCGCGAGTATTTGGAAACGGTGGTGAAAGAAAGGGATGGGTGGAAGGATTTATATCGCGCTTGTCGGGAGGTATCTTAG
- a CDS encoding NADAR family protein, whose amino-acid sequence MKIYFYATREKYGCFSNFSAHGFELDGLYWSTSEHYFQAQKFPKTADAEQIRFAKTPKEAAKMGRERTRPLRPDWEQVKDDIMQKAVLRKFEIHADIREILLSTKDAEIVENSPIDYYWGCGADGSGKNKLGIILMEVREILRHTYDTNADNSLSE is encoded by the coding sequence ATGAAAATTTACTTTTACGCCACTCGTGAAAAATACGGTTGTTTCTCAAACTTTTCGGCACACGGCTTTGAATTAGATGGGTTATATTGGTCTACCAGCGAACACTATTTTCAAGCGCAAAAATTTCCCAAAACAGCTGACGCTGAACAAATTCGCTTTGCGAAAACACCCAAAGAAGCAGCGAAAATGGGACGCGAAAGAACTCGTCCACTGCGTCCAGATTGGGAACAAGTTAAAGATGATATTATGCAAAAAGCAGTGTTACGAAAATTTGAAATTCATGCGGATATCCGAGAAATTTTACTTTCTACAAAAGATGCAGAAATAGTCGAAAATTCCCCGATTGATTATTACTGGGGTTGTGGTGCTGATGGCAGTGGTAAAAATAAGTTGGGAATAATTTTAATGGAAGTGCGAGAAATATTGCGCCATACTTATGATACAAATGCTGATAATAGCTTAAGTGAATAA
- a CDS encoding DUF6887 family protein produces MSKPNFEAMNQKELHDYVLTHRDDQEAFYAYVDKLHTEGNWIEMPPLQSLEDLENYPEFKARFRNSSEPRDNVV; encoded by the coding sequence ATGAGTAAACCTAACTTTGAAGCAATGAACCAAAAAGAGTTGCACGATTATGTTCTTACTCATCGAGACGATCAAGAAGCCTTTTATGCTTATGTAGACAAGCTACATACAGAGGGCAATTGGATTGAAATGCCTCCGTTACAGTCATTAGAGGATTTAGAAAATTATCCGGAGTTCAAAGCGCGTTTTCGTAATAGTTCCGAGCCGCGAGATAATGTAGTCTAG